From Bdellovibrio sp. KM01:
AAGCTGCAAACAGAAATCTCATAATCACCTCTGAAGAGGATTTGAGTAAGACAGTCAAATCTTGTCAAGAAATGACTGTCCAAGGCAATAAGCTTACTGTTCTACTTTCGCACCTTTACCATAATAGCCTACTGGTTTTAGACTAAGCTTAACTGAGGAGTTTTCGTTGTGAAAATAGAACGAATCGATCACCTTGTATTTACAGTAAAAGACATTTCTGCCACTTGCGACTTCTATCAGAAAGTCCTGAACATGGAAGTCGTGACGTTCAAAGGAGATCGCAAAGCGCTCTCCTTTGGAAATCAAAAAATAAATCTGCATCAGGTGGGAAAAGAGTTTGAACCCAAAGCAGACAAACCAACTGCGGGAGCTATCGATCTTTGCCTGATAACAAATACTCCA
This genomic window contains:
- a CDS encoding VOC family protein is translated as MKIERIDHLVFTVKDISATCDFYQKVLNMEVVTFKGDRKALSFGNQKINLHQVGKEFEPKADKPTAGAIDLCLITNTPLEEAKKHIESFGVKIIEGPIERTGAMGTIKSIYFRDPDFNLIEVSNY